AACAGATGGTCCTTTCTCGATTCTGCTCATAATTgcatattttcatttaaaataaattttctttctaaacGTACAATGCTACAATCACAAAGCTGAATATGGAAGTTTCCAATAAGTGGAAATGCGAACTAAAGAAGTCGCACAAAGACCAAAATAGGGACTATTGCCACACAAATTAATCTTTAGTTCGAAATGAGCAAGCAGATGATGTCGATCTCTAACATGCAATGATTAAATCTATTTTCTAGCAGCCAAAGCCAAGTGGTAGCACCCGAGAATGGCAAAGCACTGATTTGACCCATGCACTCTTGCTACATTTATATTGTCTTAAGTCTATATATGGAGTATCTTGATTGAGCTTCTCTGCTAGGAGAAAAATAGTAGCATGCCAAAGGGGTTATCTCCTTGTTCGGACTAATTCATTAGAAGATTTGACAATCCATTAACCTTGCATATGTTTGttcattggaaaaattgcagaatatttattctattttgcaAACATCTTCCAATGACATTTTATGTACCTTCTAAGTTGAGACAAATGCTGTTTGACCGCAAAACATAATTTTGCACTGGCAGTCACAAAAAGCTGGCGCACTACGCAATCCTCTGCTCCTTCACCAATTTCCTCAACATTGATTCCCAGAGAGGCATCTTTTCTGTGGCTGATACCACTTTGGATTTCCTGAAATCCCTTGGTTACTACATCATGCAGTTTCTCGTTTCTAAACAACTTCATTGTCAGGACTGTAGTTTTTCTGGTTCCAGATTGCCCAAGTATAAAAGTGCTTCTGGGGAAGAGAATTATCTCTTGTTCTTTCTCTGTTACTTCAGATGGAAAACTCGCTTCATTACCATCTGATGAGAAGGGGAAGAATTTTGTCAGAAACAAACTCTCGCTCACTTCTGCATTCTCTCCATACAACCTATGATCTGAAGCATCAGCATCAGAACTACTCCCAAATTGATCTTCACTAGGACTTTGATAGCGCACAACATCAAAAGGCCAGGTCTTCGGAACTTCCTGATCCCTATAACAGGAAGAGGCAtgtgaaatgaaagaaaatagggGGATAACATCAATTCAAGATATTTTAGTCATCTATCCGGAAAAGAGATGCTTTTTAGTAAGCGATATGCTACCTATCTTAAGTAAGAAGAAATTATCAGCCTTACCCCTCAATGCATTTCTCATTGCAACGACTAATAAAATCATCACTATATGTCTCGAATATGCTGTCCAAACGTTTGACCAATTTTGCCACTTCCCCTAAAGGCAATACATCCCATATCTTCAGAATTTGGATGTATCTCTCTTCCTTTACAATATCAGTCGTGCATATGACATAGAAATCGTCAGCTTTAAATTGTCTCACAATATGAGATGAGTGTTCACAAATTATATCcacatttctcttctttggtcTCCAGCCACTGGAGAGTTTTGACAGAAGGTTGATGATGGGCATCTTTGTCTTGAGTGATGTCAGCTTTCGGAAAGAGTTCAGGAAGTTGTCACTGAAAAGAACCTGAAAAGACCATAGCATGACAATAAGATATGTTGTCACAAATTCTTTGAAACTTAatgtttattttgaaaaagaaatgtagCCATAGAATACTGTtgagcaaaagctttttacctTCCACCTAGCATTTCTGAAAAGTACACTGCTTCCGTCAAGCAGGTCATCAAGCTCattattctctttcttcacaTCTAAGATGGCTTTAGCCAAGTCCTTGTCATCATCAACATTGTAGAAACATCCACGGCTCATAGCATTCTCAACCAAAGCTTCCCACACAGATTTGCTTTTTCTCAGTGTTTTCCCATTTCCCAGAATCCACAGACAATACCTACAGATAGGAAATTAACTCTGGGATTTACTTGCTATATCACTCTAAAAATGTAATTTGACACAGTTAAGAGGATAGAGTACCTGGCCCTGGTAAGAGCAACATTGGTTCTCTTAGTACTGGACAAGAACCCAATAGTCCCACGTGAGTTTGATCTTACGGTGGATATTATAACAATGTCTTCTTCACCACCTTGGAATCCATCCACCGACTTCACCTTGACCATAAAGCCCTTGATATTTTCATACCTTTTTCCAAGTTTAGCTTGAGCTGCAGAAACCTGAGCTGCATAGGGAGATATGACGCCTACTGTCAGATGTTCTTCTGACCCATCCCAGgctgcaaagaaaaggaaataaaaccatcacaaaaatgatatcattttatGAAGGTCGcaaaacttcaaaagaaatatCCAAGGAAAAGAACTTTGAATGGCCGTAATCTACACCTATATGATTAAGTAATACATGTAATATCCATGTGCTCGAAGCAATATGTACAAAATTCTCTTGACATACCTCTGTACAGATTCCTCACTATCCTCGAGATAACTTCCACCTCAACAGGGTTTCTAAGGCTACAGCCGTCATCACCGATTTGTTCTCGTCCATCAGGAATATTTATGAACGAGTAAGGGCCAAACATCGGCCATGGCAAATGACTTTTTCTGTAACTTTTGCTCTGCACATCTGGCGCGTCCAAAATTTGGTTTTTATAGAAGTTTGAAGTTGGAAACAGACTTATTGATGGATGCATCCGGTATTGTATATTGAGAAGTTGCCTTGAATAACCCAGTGAACTCAATCGTTCAAACAGACTCCTTCCAAAACCAGCCCTATTAGAAAGCTGTTGAAATAAAACATGATATAAAATTCAACGGACGTTAGGTATAGAACATTTAGCCCATCTAAGTTCAAATGAAGAGAAGGATATTACACATCTTTCAAAACCAAATACATTGTTACTTTTCAGATATTTTAACATTACCTTGCTTTCAACCATAGCAGGCAACTGACACTCATCTCCAACTAAAATCAGATGCTTGACACCAGGGAGTTGCAGAGGAATTACTGACTCGCATTCTTTCAACTGGGCTGCCTCATCGATTACCAGTAAATTGAGAGGCTCCATTTCCACGGAGTACAGCTTATATGAACTAGAAACAGTGCAAAAATCAGGGAAGCATGTTGATAACAGAAGTCAGCTATCATGTCCTTACTTGTAAAGTTTGGAAGTTTTAAATCCTTCAGAGAATCACGAACAGTTAGCAACAAGGAAAGGCATTCCTGTATCttcatatataaattatatagtGGACCCATGGACGTCTCAAATGAAAACAGGCTAACTTCATCACGTGAAAGAGTTATCTCCATCATCTCCGAATCCAAATTCTCTCCACAGAATAAAGTTTCAAAAGAATCTAGTAAGTTAAGGAGGGATGTAATATTCTGGAAGTTAGTTCTGGACATATGAGTACAGAAAATATTGAGGCATCTCCGCAGGGGCTGGACAGTTGCCTTGAATCGGTCCCTGAAAAACTCAAGAAATGATTTAAGCTCACCGCTTCCACATCCGCTCCCATCATCATCACTTCCtgatttgcttctttttgtatGTTCGTTTTCCAAAAATATGTGGTATTGACGGACACAGTTGGCAAGTGTATCTATCATGGAATTTAGACTAGTGAATTTGGAAAAGCACTCTACACGATGTTCCAAGTATATTTCTTCAATGTTGGCATCAACTTTCAGCCGCTccttgttcccaaaaataagcATGTCAAAGTAACAGAGAAAACTTTTCATTTCAGTGCTTAAACCATTATCTGATTGCTTTAGCAGCTTTAGAACACGAGATGCCACTCCCTTGATGGCAACATGTGTAGGAGCACAAACAATGGTTCTACGTTTCCTTTTCAAGAGAGTACATAGCAGTGTAGCGACAGTTGTAGTCTTCCCAGTTCCGGGAGGACCCCATATCAGTTCGACAGATGGCTTGTTCCCACATTTGAGTTTATTAAGACAGGCCCCAACTGCATTTTTTTGGGATTCATTCAGATCATGGCACAATCTCTCGTCAAGGCTCTCACTTGCAGAACCATTACCTTTCGTAATACAAATATTAGAAACTTTGTCAGCCTGCAACCAAAACACATTTCTTGTGATAATCCAGACCATGTAAATATGGTAGAAGGTTCTGAAACTTAATTGGTGTTAATATGATATAAAGAGCATTGCACAGCACAAACTCAAATCCCATGATATAAATATGGTACAGAAAATTTTAAGGTCTAGTACTAATGAGTAAGTCGCCTCCAAGGAATTAATTTGCCCTACTGAAGACATAACTTCACTAATTTCCCATATCTGCTTTCATCTCCACATAATGATGTGGACCAactaaaagaaacaatcatccTTATCTTTTAATGCAACAGAATGGCTTAAAGCATCATTTATCTTATTTCCAGTGGAACTTACAAATCGACAGGTGTAAAATGAAGTTTTGAAGCTTAGAGGAATACAATAGCAATTTTAAGTCTAAATGGACTAAAGGTGCGAAAAGGAAAGTCGTACCACCAAATCTGTGCAGAGAACTTCC
This Eucalyptus grandis isolate ANBG69807.140 chromosome 7, ASM1654582v1, whole genome shotgun sequence DNA region includes the following protein-coding sequences:
- the LOC104453578 gene encoding uncharacterized protein LOC104453578, giving the protein MEPLNLLVIDEAAQLKECESVIPLQLPGVKHLILVGDECQLPAMVESKLSNRAGFGRSLFERLSSLGYSRQLLNIQYRMHPSISLFPTSNFYKNQILDAPDVQSKSYRKSHLPWPMFGPYSFINIPDGREQIGDDGCSLRNPVEVEVISRIVRNLYRAWDGSEEHLTVGVISPYAAQVSAAQAKLGKRYENIKGFMVKVKSVDGFQGGEEDIVIISTVRSNSRGTIGFLSSTKRTNVALTRARYCLWILGNGKTLRKSKSVWEALVENAMSRGCFYNVDDDKDLAKAILDVKKENNELDDLLDGSSVLFRNARWKVLFSDNFLNSFRKLTSLKTKMPIINLLSKLSSGWRPKKRNVDIICEHSSHIVRQFKADDFYVICTTDIVKEERYIQILKIWDVLPLGEVAKLVKRLDSIFETYSDDFISRCNEKCIEGDQEVPKTWPFDVVRYQSPSEDQFGSSSDADASDHRLYGENAEVSESLFLTKFFPFSSDGNEASFPSEVTEKEQEIILFPRSTFILGQSGTRKTTVLTMKLFRNEKLHDVVTKGFQEIQSGISHRKDASLGINVEEIGEGAEDCVVRQLFVTASAKLCFAVKQHLSQLRSSSIGAKHRGGISSVGEIVDDAALFKDIPDSFVDISPNSYPLIITFHKLLMMLDGTVGASFFERFPDLREFCHGQTYNSRPVALQSLVRAKEVTYEKFCAVYWPHFKDKTRRSLDPSRVFTEIMSCIKGGLQPADGCEGKLDRLAYVSLSEGRVSTLSVQRREKFMMRLRIMKR